GAACTTTGAAAAAACCCTTTGTCTAGACAGAAACAGCTTAATAAAGCTTTTGAAATGTGGCATTTGCTTTAAACCATTGCTGATGCCTGGACAAAAGCACCAATATTTAGGAAATCTTGTTTTTTACTTGCTTGTGCTAAGAGGTTTGAGTAACAACAGGAACtgtgagaaataaaaacctaaaaCTTTCCTCAAGATGGGTTCAATCTGTGACagatttttccctcagaaagaATTTCCGTTtcattcagaaattaattttcttttataaaagtgaattaaaataCATGTGGCATTCTGGTTTATTGCATCTTCAGCATTGAGGTTGGATTGGGAGGTATTTTAAGGACATCTCTAGAGTTGTTAAAGATATATagtctaaaaaaaaagtagctagACAGCCTGAAGAAGTGATGGCCAGGCTCAGGGTGGGATAATTTCCACTCCATTAAATGGGAACACTGAGGAACATTCCACCTGAGAGATGAAAAAGGGCAGAGTCACAGCCTAGTCACCTTCTCCAGCCAGCTGCTCATGAGAAGGTGGCACAGTGCACCATCTCTGAGGTTTGGAAATCAGAGAACTGAGGCTCCTGGATATTTATCTGTCAGGGTCAGACCGCTGTGATAGCAATCTGACCTAAAAATTCATCTGTGGCCTTATTTGATATGTCCTGCCCAGTAAGTAATGGTCACTctagaaatttttatttttaatggttcGGTTTGATTTGGCTATTTATTGTCATATCTGAAGATGCTTTTCATCTTCAGAGTGCTATCTAAAGAAGTATGTTTCACAGAATTTGCCTCTGGTACTCTAAGGGAGCATATGTTTTTTTATAGATAACGAAGATCTAATCTCTGCTTTGAGGGAGAAATGCAGTTCAGGCTTACTCACAGAATTACCAGCAGCAATACCACATATCCAGAAATCTCAAAACTGAGTCAAAGAGAGAGACAGGTTGAATTTCTTGCCAGagaaacacaaaggaaagaagaaaagccaagGAACAATGGAACCCAATCAGACATTGGGACCTCTACCTTGCTGTCCTCTTCTTTCTTGGGTAACAAATACAAACACTGCACAGCTGGAAATGACTGCATTGGCTCTGGATCTGAACTGTCCAGGTAACTAAATCTCAATTTTTGAGTCTGGCAAACAGCCTCTGCAAAAGTAACAGccctcagagaaacaaaataatcatTAGAAAATGGAGCTGGCTCCAGTGTAAAGAGTAAAGAACAACACCTGTGACTGCCATGGACACAGGAGCTTAAAGTGTACAAATGGTAATAGTCttcaagaaaacagcagagtaTTTTTataccaaattatttttattagatgCCCAAAACACAAACCTACTCCTtagctaaattttaaaatctagataaaaaatttagttttatATGTGGAAGTTGATATTTAAtccctttccattttctctattttttcctgagaagtTATTACTCCTGCACTCCTGCAACCAGAGCTGTCCTGTTTGTTAtcaattaaaagtgaaaaagacaTAGCCAggattaattacatttttttatttaaaggaaatttatgGACACATTTTGAGGTATTTGATCAGTATTTCTTCTTAATTATACATGAGTATTTTTTCAGGTGTTCAGTCAGCATGACACAAAGGGAAGACAAAAAGATACAAAACCATTTCATCAACACAAGgccaaaaaagcaaaagtttgAAAGGCGTGTTGAAAGTGGACGGGTAAAAGGTTTATCCCATATTCAGAATGGGATTTAAGCCTTGGAGAAAGGcaggtttgaaaaaaaattggtgagAAATTGTCTTTTTAAGTAGATGCAATCCAAATTAAAGGTATTCCAAAGATTTTTGAggtattaattttaaaagcagtgtcCTTTGAAAAAGGAATACAATATTctaaacaaaaggagaaatacCTACATTTTCATGCAGATGTAAACCCACGTATTCAACATTTCCCTTTTTGTACACAGCAGTGTCTAATGGTTACAAGTTCTATTTCTAAGCATATAGTTTCTGACCTGCCAAAGACACAATCAAGACCATTTTGTCCATGAACTCAGATTTCAGAAAAGTAGGGAAAAggctttcattttttcagtataTTGAGTGAAGCTTTGCTTTTGAAGGTGCAGTTTTACAAAACTCTGTATCCCTCTTCCTAGCATTGATTGGAATGAGTGtccagctttgttttcctgaaaattatCCTTAGAATAATCATCAAATAGCCAGTGTCCAGTGTATAAGCTGTTTCTTTCACTTTAGAAgatgctttaaaagaaattaatttcaaaatatagccttgtttttatttgaaaaattgttGTTCCATAAATATAAGTATTTCCGTgagttttctgaaatatttaggGAAAGATATTTATCTAAATCTTACCTACCCCAGTCCAAGTGTTTGCAGTGCAGTGCATCTCAGGTTAGCAGTCAGGAGAAACAGACAGTAAAACTCACTGGACAAAACAGGAGAAAGGGATGGGGAATTCCCCAAAATGGATTTCTCTGGTTTTACAGTCTCAAgtgaaaggcaaaagaaaatagCACATAATAAAAGCTGAATGAAAAGTAGAATGCAAATGTTGCTCCAGTTTAACAGTCCAAAGGAAGCTTAGTAACACAGCTGAAGCAACCTGGGAGATATCTGTTTGTTTACAAATCACGTTTAAGTTTTATACGGCAAACATTTAAAATCCTTTGACAGattgaaaatacctttttttcttgccttccctatctgtttttcctttccctgataTTAATTTTCACCTGTAGAAAACTCCCCAGggtttgaaattgtttttcagCCAATCTTGAAGCTTTCTGGGTCCAGAGAGGAGACCTAGCTGCCCATCTCCTCAAATTCACTGTAGGGAGATGATGCTGAAGAAGTTTTGGACTCTCCATCACTGTTGCACTCCCGCAGAGAAGCTGGACTGGGAGTTCCTCGGCTCTCCTTGGCAGAGAGTGTTTCCTTACTGGAAGAGCCTAAGGGATGGCAGTCCAGCAAGCTCTGCAGGTGTTTGATGTAGCTTATTGCAGCTCTCAGGGTCTCCACTTTGCTGAGGCGCTTGTCGGCGAATTCCTTGGGCAGGTGCTCCCTCAGGCGCATGTAGCCCTCGTTGACGCAGCGCACCCGCTGCCTCTCCCTCTCATTCCTCTTCCGAATGAAGGCAGGCTCGAAGGAATAGTCATAGATGCCCATGTAGCCAGAAAATGGGATGTAGGAGATGTGACCTGTGTGCCCACTATAGGCTTGCTCCCAGTAAGATGGGTCCAGGTGGAAGGGAACCCCAAAGGGCTCTCTCTGGGGTACCCCATGGGGGTGCATGTGGCTGTtagccagggacacagctcctggaaaTGCAATCCTCTTCAGTAGTTTATCATCGTCTTTAGTGCTGTCCATGCTTCGTTTTTTCCTCACCAGTGGAGTGTTAGTTCCTGAATTTGGCTCCCAGTGTATCAATCCAACATTTGTATAGGTACCCTGCCCCAAAGGCAGCAGTTTCCTCCTGTGGTGTATAAAAACTCAGATCTCAAAGCAAGGCTGACAACTCATGAGGTCCACACTGTGCCTGGAAAGCCTTCTTGTTTTTATAGGTGTAGGATGCCAGTTAATGTACAGACAGGTTTTGAGGA
The Motacilla alba alba isolate MOTALB_02 chromosome 1A, Motacilla_alba_V1.0_pri, whole genome shotgun sequence genome window above contains:
- the ASCL4 gene encoding achaete-scute homolog 4; the encoded protein is MDSTKDDDKLLKRIAFPGAVSLANSHMHPHGVPQREPFGVPFHLDPSYWEQAYSGHTGHISYIPFSGYMGIYDYSFEPAFIRKRNERERQRVRCVNEGYMRLREHLPKEFADKRLSKVETLRAAISYIKHLQSLLDCHPLGSSSKETLSAKESRGTPSPASLRECNSDGESKTSSASSPYSEFEEMGS